The genomic stretch GCGCTCCCTTGAGTATTTCACCGCATCATCAAGTGCACCTGCTGCAATACCCAGTGCCTGTGACCCTACACCGGGCCTTGAATAGTTAAGTGTATTGATTGCCACGATAGAACCCATACCTTCACGTCCAAGAATAGCACTTTTAGGAATGCGGCAATCCTGAAAGACAAGCTCTGTTGTGCTTGATGCTCTGATACCCATTTTATCTTCATGCTTACCAAAAGTGAAACCAGGTGTTCCTTTTTCCACTATGAAGCATGAAATACCACGTGCTCCTTTTTCAGGATTAGTTTTAGCAAAAACGGTATACACCTGAGCATTTTCGCCATTAGTAATCCACTGTTTTGTACCATTTAGTACGTAATGATCACCATCAAGCACCGCAGTGGTACGCATTCCCAGAGCATCACTACCAGCATTGGCTTCAGTAAGACCGAAAGCTGCTATAGACTTACCCGCTGCAATATCGGGAAGATACTTTTGTTTCTGCTCTTCGCTTGCATGAAGAAGAATGGGAAAAGTACCAAGAGCAGTTGCTGCCATTGCCAAAGAAATTCCCCCATCTATCTTTGAGAGCTCTTCAACCGCAAGACAGAGTTCAAAAACACCTCCACCGAAACCACCATACTGCTCCGGAATATAAAGGCCGCACATATCAGCTTCTGAAAGCGCCTCTACTACATCCCAGGGGAAAATACCTTCGTGGTCGTACTTTTCCCTGACCGGTAATATCTTTTTAAGAGCAATTTCCCTTGCGGTTTCAACAATCATGTTCTGCTCTTCACTAAGAAAGTAATTCATTCTTTCCATCTCCTTTGATACGGGAATTTATCAGGTCTTTGTTATAATTTACAATTGCAGATTGTGCTGCGTTCTGCTGAGCAACTTTTTTATTGGTCCCTTGTCCCTCGCCCATTGGAACACCTGCAATATCAATACGTACTTTGAACTGCTTTGCATGATCTGGTCCGGTTGCATCGATGGTGACATAACGGGGTATGCCAAAGCCGTCTCTTTGAGCCAACTCAAGGATTCTGCTTTTGTAGTTTATGTTACTCTCATCTTTAAGAAAATCATTTATTCGGTTAAACAAATGCCTGGTTAGAAAACTTCTTGAAGCATCTAATCCATTATCAAGATAAATGGCTCCAAGCAGTGCTTCAAATGCATTGGAGAGAATAGAAGCTCTGCTTCTGCCCCCGGATTTCTCCTCAGAAATACCTAGTATAAGATATGAACCCAAATTGATAGACAGGGCAACCTCACCCAGAATCTTTCTACTGACTACAAGGGATTTGATCTTGGATAATTGTCCTTCACTTTTTTCAGGGTGTGAAAGATACAAATGTTCTGTTATAAGACAGTTTAATACCGCATCCCCAAGAAATTCCAGCCGCTCGTTTGATAGTAACCCTTTTGTGTCATCGGGTGATATTGAGGATTTATGAGTCAGGGCCTGAGTTAAAAGGGTCTGGGTTCGAAACCTGTAGCCTATATGTTTTTGTAGCTTGTCAAGAGAACCAGTGCGATTGGTTCTCTTGACACGTAGCCTTCTGAAGAGATCAGTTATTGGCCTCAGAGGAGTCATATCTACCGATAAGTAGTGATGCGTTATGGCCTCCGAAACCAAAGGAGTTACTCATTGCGTATGTTATTTCCTTTTTGGCAGCCGTATTAGGAGTATAGTTGAGGTCACACTCGGGATCAGGGTCCTCATAGTTTATGGTTGGAGGAACAACACCATCCCGGATTGCAAGCACAGAAGCAATAAACTCTATTCCACCGGAAGCACCTAAAAGGTGTCCTGTCATCGATTTAGTGGAACTGATATTAAGTTTTGAAGCATGTTCACCAAACACCTTTTTAATCGCGATAGACTCGTATTTATCGTTTAAAGGTGTGGATGTACCATGAGCGTTAATATAGTCGACCTTTGATGGTTCGACATTAGCACTTTTTAGGGCCATCTTTATTGCACTCTGAGCACCAACACCATCAGGTGCAGGGTGAGAGAGATGGTAAGCATCACCTGTAGCTCCATACCCTACAAGTTCTGCGTAAATTTTTGCACCCCTTGCCTTAGCATGTTCCAGACTTTCAAGAACAATAATTCCTGAACCCTCTCCCATCACAAATCCATCACGTTTTGAATCGAAAGGGCAACTTGCTTTCTGCGGTTCATCATTTCTGGTGGACATGGCTTTCATGGAGCAGAAACCGGCAAAAGATATAGGCGTGATACCAGCCTCACTTCCACCCGTTACCGCAACATCCATCATACCACTTTTTATTGCCATCCATGCGTCCCCAATGGAGTGTCCTGCAGAAGCACATGCACTTACAACCGCGTAATTAGGACCTTTTAACCCGTAGGCCATTGAAACACGGCCAGCCGGCATATCGGTTATCATCATGGGTACTAAAAATGGCGATACACGTCCGGGCCCCCGGGAAAGCATCTTAGCGTGCTCATTTTCAAGAGTACGCAGGCCTCCGATTCCAGATCCCACGATTACTCCTGCACGATCCCGATCAATAGCATCTAAGTCCAGACCAGAATCCTGCAGTGCCATCCTGGCTGCAGCCAGTGCAAGAAGGATTACTCTGTCTGTTCTTTTAACCTCTTTAAGATCAACATAGTGACTAAAATCAATCTCTTTAACCTCTCCAGCTATTCTGCATGTATACTTAGAGGCGTCAAAGAGAGTGACATCGCCTAAACCCGACTTTCCAGCACACAACGCACTCCAGAAAGTCTCAATGTTATTTCCCACCGGACTTGTGACTCCAAGCCCTGTAACAACTACTCTTTTGGACATGAAAGATATTCCTTGATGCAGGTCTAAAAACTAAAGGGTTCTTTTGCTCCCGAATACTATCCGGTGGCAAAAGACCCTGTGAGTTTCTATTAATAATTTAAACTTTACTCTGCAGGTATTCCATGGCATCTTTAACAGTGCGCATCTTCTCAGCATCGTCATCAGGTATATTGAGATCAAAGGCATCTTCAAAAGCCATGATCAGCTCTACCTGATCAAGAGAGTCTGCACCAAGATCATCAACAAAGGAAGCCTGTGGATTGATTTTTTCCTCACTTACCCCAAGCTTATCAGCAATGATCCCTTTAATTTTTGATTCCATCTCGCTCACAACCTACTCCTTTCAAAAGTGATTATGGTCTGAATTAATTATATAAAATGGTATATACCACGTTACATGACAAGTCCACCGTCGACCGTTAAAACCTGTCCGGTTATATAGTCGCTAAGAGAAGAACTGAGAAACAGAACAGAATCAGCGACATCCTTTGCCGAGCCAAGTTTCTGCATAGGTATCTGACTTGAAAGTTTTTCCTTATCTGCATCCGATAATTTATCAGTCATTGCTGTTTTGATGAATCCGGGAGCAATGGCATTCACATTAACTGATCTGGCAGCAAACTCTTTAGCCAGTGTTTTGGTTAGTCCGATCATGCCTGCTTTTGACGCAGAGTAGTTTGCCTGACCTGCATTGCCCATTAGACCAACAACCGATGCGATATTTACTATTTTCCCCGAGTGAGCCTTCATCATCGGTCTCACAGCTTCCTTACAGCAGAGAAACGCGCTCTTAAGATTAACGTTTAAAACAGCATCCCAGTCACTCTCCTTCATTCTTAATATGAGGGTGTCTCGGGTGATACCTGCATTATTTACCAGTATGTCGAGAGAAGAAAATTCTCCAACAACATCCTTAAACATGGCCTTAACGTCATCTTCTTTGGAAACATCTCCCGATACGGCAATTGCCCTTCTTCCAAGAGCCTCGACCTCTTTAGCTGTTTCTTTTGCACTTTCAAGGTCTATATCACTAATAGCTACATCACAGCCTGCCTGTGCCAGGCGTAACACAATCTCTTTACCGATACCTCGCCCAGAGCCGGTTACAAGAGCTTTTTTTGAGGAAAGATCAATCACGTTTGCGCTCCTTCATTTTAGCTTTGTGTTAGCAGGAAATATATGTTTTCAACAGTTCCACATGGTATAACATTTAAAGAAGGGGCACTTTTTGTCACGAGGCCCTTTAAAACATTGCCTGGCCCGGTTTCGGCACACAACTGAGGACCAATTTCCGAAAGCTTATTAACCGATTCAACCCATCTAACAGGAGATATAAGTTGTTTTACCATAAGTGATTTTAAAAGGTTTTCATCGGTTTCTGCCTCTGCGGTAACATTACTAATTACCGGGCATTTGGCTTTATTAAGGGTAAGTGGCTCAATTACCTCAGAGAACTCCTGTGCAGCATTCTCCATAAGCGGAGAATGGAATGCACCACTTACAGGTAAAGGCATGGCTCTTTTGGCACCTGCTTCTTTAAGCAAAGCACAAGCCTCTTTTACCGCTTCCGTCTCTCCTGATATCACGGTTTGAGCAGGAGCGTTTTCGTTTGCAGAAACAACTGTTCCGCTATTTACCTTGTTTATTACTTCAACGATTGTTTCTTTCTTCATTCCAATGACAGCTGCCATGCTACCAGGATTTTCCTTCCCGGCACGAGCCATAAGCTCTCCTCTTTTTGCAACTAACCTGATACCATCTTCAAAAGACAGTGCTCCGGATGCGTAAAGTGCGCTGTACTCTCCAAGAGAGTGTCCTGCGGCATACTGAGGTTCTACACCTTTTTCTTTAAGTATATCGGTTATACAGGCTTCTACAGCAAAAAGCGCTGGCTGGGTATTTTCTGTTGCAGTAAGTTTGTCCTGAGGACCATCAAAAATTATTGAGCTGAGTGATCTTTCAAGAATCTCATCTGCCTGCCTGAAGCGTTTCTTTGCACATTCATACTGATCAAAAAGATCCCTGCCCATTCCCACTTTCTGAGAACCCTGACCAGGAAAGAGAAAATTTACTTTCATATTGTATAACTCCCCAAAACATTGCTATGTAAGGAAAAACCTAAAAATATACCAGTGCACTCCCAACAGTAACCCCACCACCCAGACAGGTGAAAAGAACTTTGGCACCTTCTTTTATCAATCCATCATCCCAAGCCTCATTAAGAGCAATGGGTATAGAAGCTGAAGAGGTGTTTCCGTATTCATCTAAATTTACAATTATCTTTTCCATAGGAAAACCCAGTGAATCGGCCACCGCGCGGATAATTCTAATATTCGCCTGGTGGGGAATTAAAAGATCTATGTCGTTAATGCCGATTCCTGTTTGCTTTATAACTCTTGCAGACGTGTCGGACATGAGCCTTACTGCGTGTTTAAAAACTTCATTGCCTCTCATCTGCATAAAACGTTTATCGCCCCATGCAGGAAG from Chitinispirillales bacterium ANBcel5 encodes the following:
- a CDS encoding acyl-CoA dehydrogenase family protein; translated protein: MNYFLSEEQNMIVETAREIALKKILPVREKYDHEGIFPWDVVEALSEADMCGLYIPEQYGGFGGGVFELCLAVEELSKIDGGISLAMAATALGTFPILLHASEEQKQKYLPDIAAGKSIAAFGLTEANAGSDALGMRTTAVLDGDHYVLNGTKQWITNGENAQVYTVFAKTNPEKGARGISCFIVEKGTPGFTFGKHEDKMGIRASSTTELVFQDCRIPKSAILGREGMGSIVAINTLNYSRPGVGSQALGIAAGALDDAVKYSRERVQFGEAISSFQAIQHMLADMATEVEAARALLYATARTIDAGEKKFAKDSAMSKLYCSDVAMKVTVDALQVMGGYGYMKEYPMEKRMRDAKITQIYEGTNQIQRNEIALQLIKEAAS
- the rnc gene encoding ribonuclease III, translated to MTPLRPITDLFRRLRVKRTNRTGSLDKLQKHIGYRFRTQTLLTQALTHKSSISPDDTKGLLSNERLEFLGDAVLNCLITEHLYLSHPEKSEGQLSKIKSLVVSRKILGEVALSINLGSYLILGISEEKSGGRSRASILSNAFEALLGAIYLDNGLDASRSFLTRHLFNRINDFLKDESNINYKSRILELAQRDGFGIPRYVTIDATGPDHAKQFKVRIDIAGVPMGEGQGTNKKVAQQNAAQSAIVNYNKDLINSRIKGDGKNELLS
- the fabF gene encoding beta-ketoacyl-ACP synthase II: MSKRVVVTGLGVTSPVGNNIETFWSALCAGKSGLGDVTLFDASKYTCRIAGEVKEIDFSHYVDLKEVKRTDRVILLALAAARMALQDSGLDLDAIDRDRAGVIVGSGIGGLRTLENEHAKMLSRGPGRVSPFLVPMMITDMPAGRVSMAYGLKGPNYAVVSACASAGHSIGDAWMAIKSGMMDVAVTGGSEAGITPISFAGFCSMKAMSTRNDEPQKASCPFDSKRDGFVMGEGSGIIVLESLEHAKARGAKIYAELVGYGATGDAYHLSHPAPDGVGAQSAIKMALKSANVEPSKVDYINAHGTSTPLNDKYESIAIKKVFGEHASKLNISSTKSMTGHLLGASGGIEFIASVLAIRDGVVPPTINYEDPDPECDLNYTPNTAAKKEITYAMSNSFGFGGHNASLLIGRYDSSEANN
- a CDS encoding acyl carrier protein — its product is MSEMESKIKGIIADKLGVSEEKINPQASFVDDLGADSLDQVELIMAFEDAFDLNIPDDDAEKMRTVKDAMEYLQSKV
- the fabG gene encoding 3-oxoacyl-[acyl-carrier-protein] reductase, whose protein sequence is MIDLSSKKALVTGSGRGIGKEIVLRLAQAGCDVAISDIDLESAKETAKEVEALGRRAIAVSGDVSKEDDVKAMFKDVVGEFSSLDILVNNAGITRDTLILRMKESDWDAVLNVNLKSAFLCCKEAVRPMMKAHSGKIVNIASVVGLMGNAGQANYSASKAGMIGLTKTLAKEFAARSVNVNAIAPGFIKTAMTDKLSDADKEKLSSQIPMQKLGSAKDVADSVLFLSSSLSDYITGQVLTVDGGLVM
- the fabD gene encoding ACP S-malonyltransferase, whose translation is MKVNFLFPGQGSQKVGMGRDLFDQYECAKKRFRQADEILERSLSSIIFDGPQDKLTATENTQPALFAVEACITDILKEKGVEPQYAAGHSLGEYSALYASGALSFEDGIRLVAKRGELMARAGKENPGSMAAVIGMKKETIVEVINKVNSGTVVSANENAPAQTVISGETEAVKEACALLKEAGAKRAMPLPVSGAFHSPLMENAAQEFSEVIEPLTLNKAKCPVISNVTAEAETDENLLKSLMVKQLISPVRWVESVNKLSEIGPQLCAETGPGNVLKGLVTKSAPSLNVIPCGTVENIYFLLTQS